A single Garra rufa chromosome 9, GarRuf1.0, whole genome shotgun sequence DNA region contains:
- the grinab gene encoding glutamate receptor, ionotropic, N-methyl D-aspartate-associated protein 1b (glutamate binding): protein MAQNKSGYTRFENPPHVSGVDQPAPPGFMMPPSYDASVPYGGPDAGVPVVVPVGPAYPPPSAFGNPMYGQGGPGYPAQPYPSAAPYVTDAYSSGPYEQPMPYAVAMGEPGQSDPPPEYDNEEFGGSGLDNKAVRRLFIRKVFAVLSLQLAVTCSFVAIFTFEPHVKLFVMQNTWTYWVGYMVFLVPYLVILCCGDFRRKHPWNLISLSILTLAMSYMVGVISSFYDTDIVMMAIGITVLVCFTVIVFSLQTKYDFTSCYGVLFVCFIVMMFFGILCIFMYNRILDLIYSSMGALIFTCFLAVDTQLLLGNKNLSLSPEEYVFAALNLYLDIIHIFLYLLRIFGRRG from the exons ATGGCACAAAACAAAAGTGGCTACACTCGTTTTGAAAACCCTCCTCATGTCTCCGGTGTGGATCAGCCGGCGCCGCCGGGTTTCATGATGCCTCCGTCGTATGACGCCAGCGTTCCTTACGGAGGTCCGGATGCTGGCGTTCCCGTGGTCGTACCTGTCGGACCGGCGTATCCTCCACCCAGCGCTTTCGGGAACCCCATGTACGGACAGGGAGGCCCTGGATATCCAGCGCAGCCTTATCCTTCAGCCGCTCCATATGTGACAGATGCGTACAGCAGCGGACCGTACGAACAACCGATGCCATACG CTGTGGCGATGGGTGAGCCGGGACAGAGCGATCCTCCTCCAGAATATGACAACGAGGAGTTCGGCGGCTCTGGACTCGATAATAAAGCCGTCAGGAGACTCTTCATCCGGAAG GTTTTTGCAGTTCTGAGTCTTCAGCTGGCCGTAACCTGCAGCTTCGTGGCCATCTTCACTTTCGAGCCTCACGTCAAACTCTTCGTGATGCAGAACACCTGGACGTATTGGGTGGGCTACATGGTGTTCCTGGTGCCCTATCTAGTGATCCTGTGCTGTGGAGACTTCCGTAGGAAGCATCCGTGGAACCTGATTTCTTTG AGTATCCTGACGTTGGCGATGTCCTACATGGTGGGCGTGATTTCCAGCTTCTACGACACAGATATCGTGATGATGGCCATCGGCATCACTGTCCTCGTCTGCTTCACTGTCATCGTCTTCTCTCTGCAG ACCAAATATGACTTCACTTCCTGTTACGGCGTGCTGTTCGTGTGTTTCATCGTCATGATGTTCTTTGGGATCCTTTGCATCTTCATGTACAACAGGATTCTGGATCTCATCTACTCGTCGATGGGCGCGCTCATCTTCACCTGC TTCTTGGCTGTGGACACGCAGCTGCTTCTCGGAAACAAGAATCTGTCCCTGAGTCCCGAGGAATACGTGTTCGCCGCGCTCAACCTCTATCTGGACATCATTCACATCTTCTTATACCTTCTGCGAATCTTCGGAAGACGTGGCTAA